atccACTATCCcctacatataaaatatcactataattattttgtattttcatgatatctttattttggctagctatatttttcataagaatataattatttaattcatttacCATTAATGAGGCTACTATTATTAAAGTACTAATAGTAGTTGGAATTACATTTTGTATTACTTGTTcagttaataaatatgttaaattatcgatattaaatttatttgctcttttttttgcttcattatatatccattttatattttgttcgcTGTTAATATTTAACGCATTATCACCTTcttgttcttttttttgacgtaaattatttatagcaTACAATATGCAATCTTCTGCGTTTTTTGGTGTATTAGTAATCGAACAGACAGGAAtagtttcatttttattaacaggATAATTTTCAATAGTACATTGAAAGCAACCTAAATTTTTTTCtctgttaataatttttatgctAGCTTTAAAACCTTCTACACCTccatctatatatataacattattttttaaattaaaaattaaattatttaaataaattctACTATCTATATTATCTAAACATccaataataaaattaaaattttcaaaaaatgtattatcaaaaaattcaatttttttgaCATATCCTTTAATcgaaatattgttatatctttcttttatttttttacatattacATTTGCTTTATATTTTCCAATATctttatttgtaaaaaatatttgtctatgtaaattatttaattctaCTACATCATGATCAACTatggatatattttttatatctgaataaattaaatttttgatAACTTCATTTCCTATTCCTCCACACCCTACCACCAAAACATTAGCCTCATTCATTTctttgttaatatataacaataaaaatatttttacgatttatttatttgtaaaattGGGAAcatttccattttatttatctCAACCTTTTTCAGTAAAAagaatgaaataaattaacaaTTGTGTATATGGATAGGTGtgtattttatttctataaCAAGCCTAATACTAGGCCTTTATAGTGTTAcgttattatttattcatgTTTGCATTGCGCTTGGAAAAAGTTTTTGTTCATTCCGTATAAGCGCTGATCATAATGTATatcatatgtttctttatagtttattaaaaatgtattaatttagaaaatagcatatattaatgtaatgtataatattacatgtacataaaataaattttcaacaattttttcaacaatttttcatcaattttttcaacaattttttcaacaattttttcaacaattttttcatcaattttttcaacaattttttttttttgcataattaCATGAACATACATATTGCTAgccaaaatatatatttttttttttttttttttttttttttttttttttaaatgtataaatatatcatgATGAATAAAAAACGATAGAAAAGTGGATAATTGGAATTACAAACAAAAAGGTTCCACTTTATGAAAGTATGTTATGCATTATACTTTGAATTGTTTATTGTCTCTATTTCATTGTGATATTTCGAactttgttttatatatatttcaaatgtgtgtattttattttatttttttacccaatttataataatttttcggCATAATGtagttatttataattatgcaTAATTTTCTTCCTCTTGAataattttacaaatttgttgaaaattataattaatatcattttcaCCGTCTACATTTTTACAAATGTCAATAAAAAGTggaataattttttcttcattttctttatataaattatatcttttattaaAAGTAGATTCATTATCATCTTCTCTTCTTTCTAATCTCATAATAATTTCATCAGTTAAATTTTGATAAGTATCATCTTGTGATGCTAATAATTCTTCTTCTTCGATAGTTAATTTGATtccttgttttttttttttaattaattttactatttgtaaattataatttatgttaGTAACTGGATCTTTTGTTCTGTTCATAATTCTATTTAAAAGGGTTTCTCTACTAACTAcaatgttaataaatttggttacattaattttgtattttttaaataacaatGCTTGTTCATATGTTCTAGGGAAACcgttaataataataccaTTAGACGATGTAGTAGATTCGGGAGCTTGATCTTGTTCAGAATTTTTATCTTGTTCAGAATTTTCTGAATAActcttaaaatatttaaggAAAATTTTGTTCACTATATGATCTGGAGCTAGCGATCCATTACATATacatttttctatattttctaaatcttttttttcttcatctgTCAATCCGGGTGCATATTTTCCACAACTATCatctttatttgtattatcttttacatatttttttaataattcacttattgtaattatttcaaaattatacTTTTTGGAAAGCGACACACAATGTGTATCTTTTCCTGACCCTGGTGGGCCATTTAtgatatatactttttttttttttttttgagaaaCCATTTTGGTGTTATTAGGAAAGAATGTTGCGAATATGATAAGtgttatatgtatatattatgtagatatgaaatattttttcatatttttttccaactGTGTGTGAAAGATATTCTCAAAAagagtgaaaaaaaaattgagtATTTTTTCTCATATACACggatattattattctttaGATTTGCGTGGATaactataattaaaaaatattttttattttttttttttcataaatttaaACTTTGCATTATCCAATTTTTTTcctaattttattatttttttatttgaatattataatatatatatatatatgcataaataaaAGCGAAATTGCAAACATTGATAGAGGGTTATTTCCCTATGATGATTTTTAAAAGTATTttctcaatttttttatatatattcgtgaatttattatttttattttcatgaatttaaatagttatattaaaaaggaaaaataaaatatacctTAGTGTTGAACTTTCTAATTTTAATAACACACACAAtctaataataacaaaaaaaaataaaattaagcGAAAagacaaaattataaaatgattCTAAATAGGGATTAAGAAAATTTCTTTTCCTTACAATTATTACTACCATGGgatgttattattttattttataaaaatttcatttctctcattttttaattaataaataagttattattttgaatGATCGTTCAATGGGTAAACTATTTTGAAGGCATGTCTTTCATAATAAAGTATAAACTACttcaaaataaatagaaaaaaatagaaaaaatagaaaaaatagaaaaaatagaaaaaaataatattgggATAGTATATTATGTTAGGTATTCCTTAACAACTTTGATTGGTAAAAATAATCAAGGGAAAAATACATTGgctaattttttatatgaaaaatgaaTTTGTAACAAGATGAAAGatatctataatttttttgttgtttaattatattataacaaaTAGGTTAAAACtggatataaataataataaaatgttaataaaaaataagctTAGTGACTAAAATGtgttctatatatatatatatatatatatatatatatatatatatatatatatatacatacaggtatatgcttattttttaatatcctTAAATAATTGTGAAATTATATAATCTCATAGATTgtcattaaaatatttataaggAATTTTCCAAGTATGCTTGAAATTATTTATTGACACAAAACTTAAATTTTGGAACATTTTTTACCTTTCTTAATTTGGAGttgagtttttttttttttgcacacacatattatgaaataaaaaaaagagtaATGAAAAAAGCACACACacgtatgtatgtatgtatgcatgtatgtatatatatgtatgtatatatatatgtgccaTTTATTTTAGTTGAAAAAGTAGAACATATTATTTAGTCACTATATTTTTCAATTAGTTGATGTTGTTAATTTTTTCCCCATTGTttaaaataacattttttgtcTGTCTAATCTCTagtatttcatttttttaattcacaaaaaaaatattgcatagtcataattttttttcactaaACATTTTGTATCGTTAATTTTTAaggtatttttttattaattttttttttttttgtatttctggaatattttttaatttttttggctgatttgttcataatttttatacaatttttatacaatttttcaTCATCCTAAAAATGGCTACCTTACCAAGTAGTAAATCAACCAGCAAAGTTGCATTGACAACTAATGTGGAGGACGTTCCAAAGGAACAACAATTTCAGGaaattgtaatattttttatgtttctTATAttgacaatttttttaaaatatacaactaataaattatgttaatacattttctatatttatatgtgtgCAATAGCATTATTAGTTACAATTtgtataactttttttttttttgttcataaaatttattattttttttatgaacttTAGGAAAAGCTCCAAGATTTAGGAATTAACGCAGcagatataaataaactaAAGGGAAGTGGATATTGCACAATTTTATCTTTAATACAAGcaacaaaaaaagaattatGTAATGTTAAAGGAATATCGGAAGTTAAAGttgataaaatattagaGGTCGCTTCAAAAATAGAAAACTGTTCAGCATTTATTACGGGTAATCAATTAGTTCAAAAGAGAAGTAAGGTATTAAAGATTACTACTGGAAGTTCAGTTTTGGATAAAACATTAGGCGGTGGTTTTGAAAGTATGTCAATTACCGAATTATTTGGTGAAAATCGTTGCGGAAAAACACAAGTATGTCATACTTTAGCTGTTACTGCTCAATTACCAAAGAGCATGCAAGGAGGTAATGGAAAAGTTTGTTATATAGATACTGAAGGGACGTTTAGGCcagaaaaaatatgtaagaTCGCTCAAAGGTTTGGATTAAATAGTGAAGATGTATtagataatattttatatgctAGAGCTTTTACACATGAGCATTTGTATCAATTGTTAGCCACGTCAGCAGCAAAGGTAGTTCATACACCTGCTTGTGCACTTCTTACCTATACACTTCTTACCTATGCACTTCTTACCTATGCACTTCTTACCTATACACTTCTTACTTATTTACTGCACTTTTGTGAAAGATGTGCGAAGAACCATTTGCCCTACTTGTTGTCGATTCTATCATATCTCTTTTTCGAGTAGACTTTAGTGGAAGAGGTAATGTTGAATATAAGATTGACCAATtagttaaaaatattatgactATTACATGCTTATTATATGTTGGTAATTGGTTATTAGGCGAGCTATCTGAAAGGcaacaaaaattaaataaaataatgtccGTACTGTCAAAACTTGGAGAGCAATTTAACATAGCAATTGTAATAACAAATCAAGTTATGTCGGATCCCGGGGCAACTATGACATTTATTGCTAATCCGATGAAGCCaggtaaatatattttttaataaacttTTATAGCAATTGGAAATGgataaatcaaaaaatgaGCATGTGCATGTGCATATTACAACGTTATTATTTAGTTTGATTGCTTAGTTTGATTGCTCATTTTGTTTtgctttgtttttttttgctttgtttttttttgctttgtttttttttagttgGAGGGCATGTAATCGGGCATGCATCTACAACGAGATTGTCACTGAGAAAAGGAAAGGGAGATCAAAGAGTTTGCAAAGTTTACGATGCTCCAAACCTTCCCGAAATAGAATGCATTTTTCAGTTGTAAGAAATtagaaacaaaaataaatagtaataaaactaatgttaaaaaattatacgatgaaatatatgataattaaaaaaaaataatttttctgaACAATTCAGGTCGGATGGAGGTGTCATAGATGCATTAGATTAGCTAACAATATGAATGTCAAAATAactcagaaaaaaaaaaaaaaaatatattatgtaaaaaTTGTTAGGATGATTCTATTAACATTTCTAAAAagtgaaaaagaaaaaatatttttatattgtacatatatacaaaataaacaaagttttatttatttttttaattaaaaaattacttatttttttcaaaaaggTTTCGCTTTCTAAATGATTAGTGTAGAAAGGGTTGCAAACCGCATCAGAATAAAATTGATGCAATTTTACAAATAGCTGAAATTTGAAAGGAGTTTCAATATGTATACGTGTATGTATATGTGCATGCATATGTGCATGTATGTGTGTGCGTCGATAGATATACAAGCTAAGACATGAAGAGCGAACAAACTAAATAAGTGCATATAAGCACATATAAGCATgtgcaataataatatttatgttaattatataaatttaaaaaaataataaacttaCGGATCTAATGACATTATcagtgtatatatttttgttatcatcaattgttaatataattttaagatttataattgtaattacatatgcataatttttatatgaactAAATAAAGAAAGGTTTAGTCCTACATACCCCAAATATGGGTCACATTTCTGCTCATTTTCAACTAAAAAATAGAGAAAATagaaagatataaatatatatgtatatgtatatatgtatatgcgtgccaattttcataattacttatttttttaatattattaaggGTAGAATATGTCGAAAATCGGGAGGATATTTCATCACTTTTTTCTGTAGAATAGAAAAAAAGAAtctcatcattttcatctaAATAGCATATGCTCTTAATGGGCATTTTACAAAAGGGTTATTAACAAACTGtggaaaatttatatttatctatGCCAGTTCCAGTTTTGAATCTCTCTACTCATGAGTAATATGTTAAGGTTAGTTCAGACTGCCTATCTGTCGCTAATCTGTTCAAACGCTTTACACTATTTTGTACGATTTATACTTATACAGCTCAATATCGTTTTTGGTAATATTGGTTAACTTTTGCTCTATCCCCCAATTTGTTCGAAAAAAGTGAAGGGAAAATAACGagattaagaaaaaaaatgtaaaaaaaaaaaaaaaaatatagtcaataatgttaaaataggtattatatattgtcaGTCtctttttacaaaaatataaaattaacgaactcaattataataaatgaaatattttattctttGGAAAAGTTTGTCATGATATAAATAACCATATTACATATTAtctatgtttttttttttttttcaaaaaaaatatatcaaggGCGCTGAAAATACACAATACATACTACATACATATGATTAGTGTTATGTTAAAATGGATAAAGAAactaaaataattattttaaaaaaaaaaaaaaaaaaaaaaaaaaaaaacatacatacatagaatatatttagtaaaatgtgagttttgaaaaaaaaaccatTTTGTGGttttgtataattatatGGCTTTGTCATTTctctatttttattcattttttttttataattttttctgttttttttttttttttttttgttcatacAAGTTTACTGCCTTTGTGTCAATCTTGtgtttcccatttttttcaaaacatttgttttttaattttttttttttaaagtgaaaaaaatagtgtatatgaaaaagaataaaatatagaagatATCATTGTAAtctgtaaaataaaaataatatcttCGAGTGTAAGTAAAAGTAGTGATAAGGATCTACTTGACTTGTAATAAATAGATGCATGTGCATGTGAAGATTTATTggaattatattattttgttcatattgaTCTCTATGGTTTCTATTTCTATAAGTTGTATACACACTTAACTGGGCATGTATGTGGATTTAGTATTGataaaatgcaaaaaaattTCATTGCGTTTTTTGTGATAATTAGTGTATCGTTTCTTTGCAAGCAAGGAGATGGGAAAAGAAGGTTCGAGAGTCGTTTGAATGCATctaatatagataatattattaataacaataatatattgaACCCATTTGGGATAGCTAGAAAACGTATTAGAAAAAATGAAGCatttataaatagtaatttgAAGGGAgatgatatattaaaaagagataaaaaaaaagggtttaaatcaaaaataaatgaaaataaagatgaatataatataaaaagtaaaaaatatgatcaaagtggaataaaaaa
This genomic window from Plasmodium yoelii strain 17X genome assembly, chromosome: 7 contains:
- a CDS encoding meiotic recombination protein DMC1, putative — encoded protein: MATLPSSKSTSKVALTTNVEDVPKEQQFQEIEKLQDLGINAADINKLKGSGYCTILSLIQATKKELCNVKGISEVKVDKILEVASKIENCSAFITGNQLVQKRSKVLKITTGSSVLDKTLGGGFESMSITELFGENRCGKTQVCHTLAVTAQLPKSMQGGNGKVCYIDTEGTFRPEKICKIAQRFGLNSEDVLDNILYARAFTHEHLYQLLATSAAKMCEEPFALLVVDSIISLFRVDFSGRGELSERQQKLNKIMSVLSKLGEQFNIAIVITNQVMSDPGATMTFIANPMKPVGGHVIGHASTTRLSLRKGKGDQRVCKVYDAPNLPEIECIFQLSDGGVIDALD
- a CDS encoding NEDD8-activating enzyme E1 catalytic subunit, putative, which gives rise to MNEANVLVVGCGGIGNEVIKNLIYSDIKNISIVDHDVVELNNLHRQIFFTNKDIGKYKANVICKKIKERYNNISIKGYVKKIEFFDNTFFENFNFIIGCLDNIDSRIYLNNLIFNLKNNVIYIDGGVEGFKASIKIINREKNLGCFQCTIENYPVNKNETIPVCSITNTPKNAEDCILYAINNLRQKKEQEGDNALNINSEQNIKWIYNEAKKRANKFNIDNLTYLLTEQVIQNVIPTTISTLIIVASLMVNELNNYILMKNIASQNKDIMKIQNNYSDILYVGDSGFYLYYYKIYKNPECIVCNKKHIYHTFKKTDTLSILTEFIKKTYNTEKMSISSQSSILFITSKYLKNDYYNNMLNCTFQELIETGKISENAYLNVQTSKQNFLLFLHFKENNEREIL
- a CDS encoding adenylate kinase 2, putative → MVSQKKKKKVYIINGPPGSGKDTHCVSLSKKYNFEIITISELLKKYVKDNTNKDDSCGKYAPGLTDEEKKDLENIEKCICNGSLAPDHIVNKIFLKYFKSYSENSEQDKNSEQDQAPESTTSSNGIIINGFPRTYEQALLFKKYKINVTKFINIVVSRETLLNRIMNRTKDPVTNINYNLQIVKLIKKKKQGIKLTIEEEELLASQDDTYQNLTDEIIMRLERREDDNESTFNKRYNLYKENEEKIIPLFIDICKNVDGENDINYNFQQICKIIQEEENYA
- a CDS encoding trafficking protein particle complex subunit 2-like protein, putative, with product MPIKSICYLDENDEILFFYSTEKSDEISSRFSTYSTLNNIKKIIENEQKCDPYLGYVGLNLSLFSSYKNYAYVITIINLKIILTIDDNKNIYTDNVIRSLFVKLHQFYSDAVCNPFYTNHLESETFLKKIKMLIESS